From a region of the Coffea arabica cultivar ET-39 chromosome 3e, Coffea Arabica ET-39 HiFi, whole genome shotgun sequence genome:
- the LOC113737211 gene encoding putative disease resistance protein RGA3 yields the protein MADALLVPTVHVALETAINLASAHVGPFPGIGNDFARLVSTLTMIQAFLRDAEEKQVAYLWAKLWLELLERVTFDAENLLDDFNYEMNRRRIEIQNQTKRKVCFFFFSLFNSIAFRRKMAKQIREINVNFERIHEDAMALGIVEQFHFERALSSPSGGRFIKNREIDPETIDTSFVGRDDDVSTILAQLTATDNNETISVLPIVGMGGIGKTAVARKVFNDPNIKKHFDKRMWVCVSEDFNADRLFRLMLESLKEPMPKVENTEVKVKQLKKLLDGRKYLLVLDDVWEKRSEQWDDFLESLIGISQAMGSWILVTTRDRGVASIMGISSPPWSLKELSDDQCWLILKENAFGTGEVPNGLQHVGFKIAQRCRGLPLAASVLGGMLRNKGEDEWPTLDDQLRTLKLGIQSLGGDEITVVTEILKLSFDRLPHPSLKKCLAYCSIFPRGFQMERNQLIQLWAAEGFLHPRLEMHMEEVGNKYFTILLDSNLFQDGEKDDYGNVLNCKMHDLVYDMVQFISKSKTRSLKDSTEADFLDRTFRYLAVESSGGEEIQFPLNKSFRYITTLFLLENKSINIDGWISSLTSLRVLNLASSDVEELPESINKLSHLRCLDSSDTPIKILPESLCQLNNLQTIRVRDCKSLTKFPNNFKNLVNLRHFDFFSGDKSSDMTPLDIGQLRSLQTLPFFNIGEEAGRQIGQLRNLNNLSGSLEIRNLELVRSKKEAESANLIEKPNINELRLLWNESDNLRENDNEYNQVLEGLHPHQNLKGLTIERFFGDKLSTWIGKLGKLVKFELRNCRNCKELPTLGYMPFLTYLHLEGLDNITTIGPSFYGESIMHSGGSSQLFPALEHLILENMLNLREWVEALDHDGIVVVFPVLNTMRIKRCPQIATFPSHFPCLKNLHVEHINNGSSIVTCISNSFRTLTSLSIDNMNGFTELPYTHIVGSTQNLVGHGSLEELHVCRCHSLKSISIPRVHPYLNALRKLRIFMCSELTHLSIPQIYESEWDSSSSSSSTCPPRPPLEELEIWGCPNLISFPIDLTRRPSLSFLDIPYCKKLTDLPKGKLCSLTSLRSLEIGPFSETTEQQSFLDLFDALPKPMHPYLPFLWKMSLVGWPHWESLPDQLQYLSALTYLELDGFGVKSLPDWFGKLSSLERLYLYNCKKLENLPSHQSMRSLTRLTELRIEMCPLLTERCNSESSSSSSTDPISEWSKISHIPRIIINGQRIKG from the coding sequence ATGGCGGATGCACTGCTTGTTCCCACTGTACATGTTGCACTGGAGACGGCAATAAACTTGGCTTCAGCACATGTTGGCCCGTTTCCGGGCATCGGGAATGATTTTGCGAGACTGGTGAGCACGTTGACTATGATCCAGGCTTTCCTTCGTGATGCAGAGGAAAAGCAGGTGGCTTACTTGTGGGCGAAGCTTTGGCTGGAGCTGCTTGAACGTGTCACTTTCGATGCCGAAAATTTGCTGGATGACTTCAACTATGAAATGAATCGGCGCAGGATTGAGATCCAAAACCAAACGAAGAGGAAGgtatgcttcttcttcttctcactCTTTAATTCCATTGCATTCCGTCGCAAAATGGCAAAACAAATTCGGGAAATCAACGTGAATTTTGAAAGAATCCATGAAGATGCGATGGCCCTTGGCATCGTGGAACAGTTTCACTTTGAACGTGCTCTCTCCTCTCCTAGTGGAGGAAGATTTATAAAGAACAGAGAGATTGACCCTGAAACTATTGATACGAGTTTTGTTGGAAGAGATGATGATGTTTCAACAATACTAGCACAGTTGACTGCCACGGATAACAATGAAACTATCTCCGTTCTTCCCATAGTAGGAATGGGTGGGATCGGGAAGACCGCAGTCGCTCGAAAAGttttcaatgatccaaatattaAAAAACATTTTGACAAGAGAATGTGGGTGTGTGTTTCGGAGGATTTCAATGCCGATAGGCTTTTTAGGTTGATGCTAGAATCATTGAAAGAACCAATGCCCAAAGTTGAGAATACGGAAGTCAAGGTCAAGCAGCTTAAGAAATTATTGGATGGTAGAAAGTATCTACTGGTCTTGGATGATGTTTGGGAAAAGCGCTCAGAACAATgggatgattttcttgaaagttTGATTGGTATCAGCCAAGCCATGGGGAGCTGGATTCTTGTGACCACTCGTGACCGAGGAGTGGCAAGCATCATGGGAATTTCTTCTCCTCCTTGGTCCTTGAAAGAATTATCAGATGATCAATGTTGGCTCATTCTCAAAGAAAATGCATTTGGCACTGGAGAGGTGCCGAATGGACTACAACATGTAGGATTCAAGATTGCGCAAAGATGCCGAGGCTTACCATTAGCTGCAAGCGTTCTTGGTGGCATGCTGCGCAACAAGGGAGAAGATGAATGGCCAACTTTAGATGATCAATTGCGAACTTTAAAGCTTGGGATTCAAAGTTTAGGCGGAGATGAAATTACTGTGGTTACTGAAATTTTGAAGTTGAGTTTTGATCGTCTTCCACATCCATCTCTTAAAAAGTGTCTTGCGTATTGTTCAATTTTTCCCAGGGGCTTTCAAATGGAAAGGAATCAACTAATCCAACTTTGGGCAGCAGAAGGATTTCTTCATCCGAGACTCGAAATGCATATGGAGGAAGTTGGTAACAAGTATTTTACCATTTTGTTGGATAGTAACTTGTTTCAAGATGGAGAGAAGGATGATTATGGAAACGTATTGAACTGCAAAATGCATGATCTTGTGTACGATATGGTGCAATTCATTTCCAAATCTAAAACCAGAAGTTTGAAAGACTCAACAGAAGCAGATTTTCTTGACAGGACTTTTCGGTATCTTGCAGTGGAGAGCAGTGGTGGGGAAGAAATACAATTTCCATTGAACAAGAGTTTCAGGTACATAACAACATTATTTTTATTGGAGAACAAATCAATTAATATTGATGGTTGGATCTCATCTTTGACTAGCTTGCGGGTGCTAAACTTAGCTTCATCAGATGTCGAGGAGCTTCCCGAATCCATTAACAAGTTGTCTCATTTAAGGTGCCTCGATTCATCAGATACTCCGATCAAAATATTACCAGAGTCTCTTTGTCAGCTTAACAATTTGCAGACGATAAGAGTTAGAGATTGCAAATCATTGACAAAGTTCCCAAACAATTTCAAGAATTTGGTGAATTTGAGGCACTTTGACTTTTTCTCTGGAGATAAATCTAGTGATATGACGCCTCTTGATATCGGACAATTGCGTTCTCTCCAAACATTGCCATTTTTCAATATTGGTGAAGAGGCGGGTCGACAAATTGGACAATTGAGAAATTTAAATAATCTCAGTGGAAGTCTTGAGATAAGAAATCTTGAATTGGTGAGAAGCAAGAAAGAAGCCGAGTCTGCAAATCTGATTGAGAAGCCAAACATTAATGAGTTGAGATTGTTATGGAATGAATCAGATAATTTGAGAGAGAATGACAATGAATACAATCAAGTGTTGGAAGGTTTGCATCCTCACCAAAATTTGAAAGGTTTGACAATTGAAAGATTTTTTGGTGATAAACTTTCGACATGGATTGGAAAACTTGGGAAATTGGTGAAATTTGAATTGCGAAATTGTAGAAATTGCAAGGAGTTACCAACTCTTGGATACATGCCCTTCCTCACATATCTTCACCTGGAAGGACTCGACAACATAACAACCATAGGGCCTTCTTTTTATGGTGAATCAATAATGCATAGTGGCGGTAGCAGTCAATTGTTTCCAGCACTTGAACATCTCATTCTAGAAAACATGCTAAATTTGCGTGAATGGGTAGAAGCATTAGATCATGATGGAATAGTGGTGGTGTTTCCGGTCCTTAACACGATGAGGATTAAAAGGTGTCCCCAAATAGCCACTTTTCCAAGTCATTTTCCGTGTCTCAAGAACTTGCACGTTGAGCACATCAACAATGGATCAAGTATAGTGACATGTATTTCCAATAGTTTCAGGACTCTCACGAGTCTTTCTATTGATAATATGAATGGGTTCACTGAGCTACCATACACTCATATTGTTGGTTCAACTCAAAatttggttggccatggatccTTAGAGGAATTACATGTTTGCAGGTGCCACTCACTGAAGTCGATTTCAATCCCTAGGGTACATCCGTACCTCAATGCCTTGCGAAAATTAAGGATTTTTATGTGCAGTGAGTTAACCCATTTGTCCATCCCGCAAATATACGAGTCAGAGTGGGATTCCAGTTCTTCATCCTCCTCTACTTGTCCTCCTCGTCCTCCTCTTGAGGAATTGGAAATATGGGGATGCCCCAATCTTATCTCCTTTCCGATTGATTTAACCCGCAGaccttctctttctttcctggACATCCCATACTGTAAGAAATTAACCGACTTGCCCAAGGGGAAGCTTTGTTCTCTTACAAGCTTGAGAAGCTTAGAGATTGGACCATTCTCAGAAACCACAGAGCAGCAGTCCTTCCTAGACCTCTTTGATGCTCTCCCCAAACCAATGCACCCCTACTTGCCCTTCCTTTGGAAAATGAGTCTGGTTGGATGGCCTCATTGGGAATCTCTGCCCGACCAACTTCAGTATCTCTCTGCTCTAACATATCTTGAACTAGATGGTTTTGGAGTAAAATCATTGCCTGATTGGTTTGGGAAGCTTTCGTCACTTGAACGACTCTACCTTTACAATTGTAAAAAGTTAGAGAATTTACCCTCTCACCAATCTATGAGAAGCCTCACCAGACTAACAGAGCTGCGGATTGAAATGTGTCCCCTTCTAACGGAAAGATGTAATTCAGagagcagcagcagcagtagcACCGACCCCATTTCTGAGTGGTCCAAGATCTCCCACATTCCCAGAATTATAATTAATGGGCAGCGAATCAAAGGCTAA